ATTAATAGAAGTTGCAGGAAACGGAAACGGGGCTTGTTAGAGGTGGCCATGGAAACGAAAACGAAAACGGGGCTTGTTAGCGGTGGCTATGCAATTCATTGCCTTATGTTGCATGAAAATAGAAACGGAAAACGTTTctgataggaaacggaaacgtaaaaatagatattttcctaaaaaatagacataaatatgGTCTGAAACGGGAATACGAAACATTtcgaaaatattttgaaaacagaGAAACGACTCCTATGAGATATTTCCATACAACATAGTGCCTGAGCACCTTACCGAGAGGCTAATCGAAGGGTGCAAAATGATTGAAATGCCCTcacttaaataataaatttgctTCCCATGCCCTTACCttgtctctctctccttccaGGGCCACCTCTAACAAGCGTTGACCACCGCTTTATTGCCTAGCCATCTCGCTGTCTTCGTCTTGCAGTGGCGGTCGAAGAGGCGATGTAATAACTGTAGAGACTTGTTAGAGGGAACAGGGGCGGGAAAAGTAAATTTGCAAGATGAGGGCATTTATATAAGGATAACGTATGGTAATGAAGTTAAACTGATGATCATTATTTGGCTGTTTATTTTGTTGCAGGTATCACCACCCCACCATGAGCACATAACGACACACATTGTGGATTAGCttcaatttcataaattatgaatGTGTTTTAAATGTTTCTGCACGTTATTATTACGGAGAGGAAGAGAGTATTGTGTGTATAAGTACTCTttctagttaaatttttttaataataaataaagcagcccataatatataattcaatatatatatatatatatatattatggttCAATCCTCTTTCAGTTCAGCATTTCAATATCCTGctcctttttattttaatcatggAACCGAATGGATATTTCcctaaaaagaagaataaaagtgAAATAGTTTTAAGTTAAGGGGCGTTAAGTGAAAGTCGATCATACTTAGAGGGAAATTACTAATTAGACCAATTAATTAACCCAAAGACAAACTAGGTGAATTGGCAGCAGCAATACATGCAGGGGATGAGAATTAGGAAGCCGATTTTGAAGAGATTAGGGTGGGGAAGAGAACAGGGAAACCCTAACTGACAAGTTCTCATTTTTTCTGTTGTATATTTTTGtcctaattttgtttttgttcaaaAGTGTGCTGAGATATGAACCGGAGGAGAAGAAGTAACAGTCGCATAGGCATTTATACACGAATTTATTGTTTGGATCTTGGATGGTTTATACCCCTTTTGAATTGACATGTATTAGAATCTGAGCATGGAATCCGAATACCAATCTTTCAACGTTGTTCAGGATTCATTTATGGTTTTAGGTCAATGAAGTTGCTTTAAAAAATCTTCAGTTATAAAAATTTGTAGTGAAAATTGTTCAAGGACACAAAGCATCAGCGATGATCCTACAGTGTACAAGTTTGTCcctaaatttagaatttaagtgatgaaaaatgaagagaagTTCCAAATACGAAGGCCTTGAAAATTCCATTAATGCAACTTTAAATCTCTGTAAGAATATTAACAATGGATTAATtgggaaaatattatttattatatgaaaAGTGAAAATGAGTATTATAACTAATAAATTCCATGGCCCTGTTAGGATTTTACTCTTTCTCTTTGATTATTGGAGGAGACCCCATTGGATGTCAATCACCTGGTGCATCCCAACTCATCCATACTTGGCTTGAGCCTTTCGACTCACCTTTGgctattttttttggaattatcgTTTTTGCATAATCTTTCGTTATTCATACTCTTAGTTTTAacagaagaaataaattatagatgaaaattttttctTACAGCGCAAGATCAGTAGTCGAACCCATAATCTACTATTGCGAATCTCAACTTATAATGGTCCAACTATTTGATCTGTGTCTTAGGGGGCATATttagctctttttttttcttggaatAGTTGTCTTTGCGAACTAGACACTACATATTGGAGATAAAATGTATCTCGTTTTGCAACCGTCcgttcaactttttttttttattaagctCCATTACTTGTGTCCTCATCCACCCTGTTCTTGAAACTATACTGAGTATGTAAATTGTGAATATACCCCCACTGACAAGACTCGAACACGTGACAATGACTGTTAGACATTCGTGAGGCCCTGCCTTTGCCGGTAGAGATGTCTCCTGGGGCGTCTCCGTTCCACTTAATCTTTGATTGATTGCATTTGTCAATATTTGTTTATTAGCACTCACCCTACCTATAAACTCATCAAACCAATAACATATAAACTTATCAAGTGTATTTTGCGTATATGTTGAGCTACAAGTCAAAAGGAGGCGCCAATGCATCTTGTATGTTATGGTCTTCCCTTGTCTTCTATCTGAAAGagtgaaaaagggaaaaattccAGACTGtaagtataattattttttactgtgaCCAACTTGAAAGTTCTCGACTATGAATAATTAGATGTAAAGAAATCACTTTATGGCTAGACTATCTACTTTCTCATATAAAACtttgaattatataatttttatgactaaactttctctattttatttcatttttaattattgggtATTTGCCAGATAAGTCTACTTGATCTTTAATCGATGGTTGTCTCACATATCTATGTTGGATTCGAAAATCTCTTGTTTTTGGAATTGAAAAAtcatattcttatatttttttcttttttctttttttgtaaaagaTACGGTAATGGTGATAGTTTTATATAAATGTAAGTcgttttaattacttttttaaagtacattcaaaaatcataaattataccgtccatcaaatatatatatatatatatatataaacatgcatttatGTTTTATGTATTACTTACTAGCTTTAAGAATTACTCAAGGAGGCCGACGATAATCTTAGAATCGGCGATAATCTTAGAATTGCTAATTAGGAGTGCAAGCAATAGCTTTGTTGTGTATCgattttattagaatttttcttCAACTCCTTGTTGAGTGTATTCGTTCTGTATTACTGTACTTTGACAATTTATGCTTCAATACTTTATTATTGgaattaattatacttttaaaatataaattaggcttataaaatgaaattgatAGTCTGTATTTGATGTTGAGAGTTTCGGTTGGGAGTAAAAAGGTAAGAAGGAGTGATCATCTGGGTTGCACACAATGACTCATGCTAGGTATTTGGTTATATTTTCATTGATTTTGTTAGATAATTTGCTAGTTTTCTATCTAGATGGAAATATGGGTGCTTGTGAACTAATATGGTAAGTATATTTGGTTGAGAATTTTTCTCATAGCAATTATATTCTAtgtttaagagagagagagacagagacattGATAGTAAGCTTGATCTTATCAAAATTATCGTCTATTGTCTACAACTACTAATGGGCAATAGGCATATGGGGTAGTAgagttaaaaatatattgtgAGTGCCAAGactaaataattaatcaatttattaGGAGAACTTGGAAGCTAATAAGCAACTTATAAATGAGGAGACAGACATGGGATGGGTAGGGAGTTGAGCAACCTAATGAATTGTCTTGTTTTCAACTTGGGTGGTTGAACGAGGATAAGTTTAGGAGGACACTTCACATATTTTGCTGCCTTTTCTATtttgatcactaaattttatttatttgcaaTGTGATTACTgatgtttgaaatttttttgtaggGTGgtcacatttaaaatttttcgaAAGGCTCCACTGGAATTGATGACGTGGCCCTGATATGGCAAAGAATAAAATCGATATGCTGATTGTCCAATGAAAACCAATAAGATTTTGTCATGTGTCAATGCACCCctatttctttgtatttgcctTCTCGTCGCTCGCCTGCAACTTCTCCACTTCTCTCTTTCTGCATCGTCATTACAATTCATTGTCGTCGTTGTTGGAGTGATCGCCATTGATGCCCCCATCGTTGTTTGAACCTAATGTTGCCGCCACCAATGTTGCCCTCTTTTTCTTCCCTATAAAATTGGTTCTTTTTGGtgcattttttgtgttttgggcTGCAAAAGAACATGATtcattacaagaaaaatcatatttagtgacggaattattctgtcgctaatttttttaaatatttttttaatttggcgACGGAATTAGGGATGGaatatccgtcgctaaattttaattttttttatattttagcgacggggttgaccttgtcgctaaattaaatttttttatttaattttttaaatatattaaaatttaaatcaaaataaaaatataatttttcactactaatataataattaataacattttatttaaattaataacaaaataaaattaaaattaatattcatttcctttactaacattaaatattaaaattaatatcattaaataagttttgagaaattttggtgtataaatataattctaaaatatttgaaagagaatagtataaatatattttatatacatcaatgaaCAATGAGACTTTCAGATTGGTTGGCTCGCGCGCAAAACTTGATCATGAGAGATTGGGGATTCGAATCTGGTTGAGAGCATGAGATAATTGCTAAGAGTATTATCTCAGCGTTGCCACGTGGCAAGTAGAGAAATGGCCACGTGGCGCACATAAGGGGTGGCTGGGCCTAGCGCgcattgaattttgaatttagtgattgAATTAGCAATGGAGTCaatcccattgctaaaaaataaaaaataatttaattaaaatttagcgacgagatcgatctcgtcgctaaaaaataaaaataaataaataaaaaattttaatttagtgatagggttgaccctgtcgctaaaaaataaaaaataaaaaaattacaaccctCGTAGCTGATTCCATAGCTAAAATACTCCCTaatcctgtcgctaaatttcaacAACGCCCGTTTTAGCGACGTAAAgatacccgtcactaaatccgtcgctaaattttttagtgacggaatttttcgtcactaaaatgttgatttttttatagtaatttgtttatttattgtttgcCTTTTTGACTCTTCTcgatgttttatttttctcttctttttttttttcttgccccttctatttttgttttttttgttgcttgtaATCTTGATCATCTAGCTATATATGGAACAATTCTTATGTTGGATGGGCCGATTAATGGATGGATCTCCATACTTTTTTGGAGTGATGCTCCATCACGAATGCCTCCACTTACCGACCCCTTAGTATGGTAGGAGAATTTAAATCAAGAACCGCATTTTGATCCCATTTTGGGTATACTGGGTAATTGATACCATTTCCACAAGTCATCACAAATGCCTATAATTGATCGtatatacaataaatatttCATCCATACTTGGAAGTTATTGCTTTGCCAACTTTTAAAtgtctaattaattaatttcatatctTGCACCACCCAATTTCAAAATcagcaaattaattaagaacCAAGCAAATCGTTTGTCGTGATAATAATTAATGTTGCAAAAAGGAAAGGAATTCAAAATCCATTGTCGACACTCCGATTCTTAAACATTAATAATAGCATTAATTCAAAATCTTACAATATCAGGTAAATATCTTTTAGCTACGATCGCATCACAAAATGTAATGTTGTTAAGAGGTCATTTCACAAATGTAACGATCACAAGTAttaagtattttatgtttttttaataatgtaaaattataagCATGACATGTGCTTTtcaatttatctaattaattttggaaccaaaaacatgtatatatagattttataatcaATAGAGAGACGAACTCTAATCTTTCTAGAATTAATTTAAACGCTCTTTCATCATGAACTTAATTATCTATAATGGGCTAAAGCAAGGGAGTTAATAGGAAGAGAGCATGCATGTGGTTAATTTATCTAACATGGGATAAAAACACAAAtttgtgtgtctatatataaaaccaaattaatttataaacacaaatttatctgtttcaatcaagatatcctacaaaactaatatatacataaattaccCATTTAATTTAACAGGGAGGTGACACCAATTTGAATCTAAGGAAcaaaatgcaaatatatatatatatatggcttccACCATTAAATTTCATGCGAATGATTGAtacaaaatgtataaaaatatcatatcatTGGGTAAACACAAATTAATGTAATGATaattataagagaaaaattcataatttaattatgacTTTACGTTGGAAGAAAATAGCCATGGGatttgaatgatttttttttttaaaaaaaaaggaaagaaaatatatagcTATGGAATTGTTTGTTGTTATCCATTAAGATACTCAATTCCAACCAACTTCTTATCTTAATTTGATACGGATAAAAGGTAATAGATATGCCTATCTCATTGTACTTGTAATTTGTGTAGTAACTATATTATCTTTATCGTCATTTATTAAAAGTATAACTGATGTATTTTAGGGTTTCTACTTCTTATTTCAATGTCTGCCcttaacttgattttttttgtttgtcagcatatatttatatatatatgtgtgtctgtgtgtgtttTAGTAATTAGCTTAATTATTAATCTAGAACAATAATATTCAAAATGTACCCATAGACGAGGACAAATCATAACCATAATACACGAGTTTAGATAAACTTCCCAAGGTGATCATAAACTTATCTTTAATTAAGAAAATCACAATTATATTAGGTTTTGAGGAGATTAAGGTAGTTCAAGTTTGATCAGAACTAGActtctgatatatatatatatatatatatccaacaaataatcaataataaacTAAATCTGTTGGTCCTCGTCTCTTtccctatatatacatatacatacgtCTGATGGTTATTAATTGATTGCAGCTAGCATTATTAATATTCAGCATATTATTAGCACCAAGTACCAACAATGGCGAAACCAAGCTTTGTTGTCTGGTTCTCTCTGGCTCTCTCTATCGCCTTCCATGCCAGTTCAATCTCGGCCGCCAGAAGCTTCGGCCACGTCTGCGATGCTTCCAGGTTCAGAGAACTGGGGCTGAAGATGGAGGATTTCGGGTTCTGCGACTCGTCGCTGCCATACCCAGTGAGGGTGAAGGACTTAGTGGACCGGATGACGCTGCAGGAGAAGGCGCAGCAGCTGGGAGACACGGCGACTGGGGTGCCCAGGATTGGCCTGCCTGCGTACGAGTGGTGGTCGGAGGCGCTGCATGGCGTCGCCGACACCGGCCAACCGGGCAGTAAGGCCACCTTCTTCGACGACCAAATCCCCGGCGCCACCAGCTTCCCCACCGTTATTCTCACCGCTGCAAGTTTCAATGAGTCCCTCTGGAAGACCATTGGCCAGGTCAGTAGTACCCTTCTGTGATACAGGGAGGGGAACTTATCTAGTGcgtgattttgaaatttttgaaacgcTTTTGTTTCTGAAAGGTTAAAGAAAAAGTTTTTAGGTTACTTTTACAATTTCAAGAACcttttatatatagttattttttaatattaaaaaatataaaaaatacgtTTCCAATTTGGATCTCACTAGTAGTACGTAGtcttaaatattttgaaaagatatATAGCTAATTAATTAGATTTTGTCACTTTGAACTatgaatcatatatatttttgttaaagcCTTGTACTAGATATATACTTGTATAGCAAAtcttcaatttgtttttttgttgcACTATTATTGTAGGTTGTTTCAACTGAGGCAAGAGCCATGTATAACATGGGGCATGCTGGGTTAACATTCTGGAGCCCAAATATCAATGTGGTGAGGGATCCCAGGTGGGGAAGAAGCCAAGAAACGCCTGGCGAAGACCCTCTGGTGGTTGGAAAATATGCTGTAAACTATGTCAGAGGCCTGCAAGATGTTGAAGGCACCGAAAACATCACAGATTTAAACTCTAGGCCTCTCAAGGTTGCTGCTTGTTGCAAGCACTATGCTGCATATGATCTTGAGAGCTGGCTTGGATCCGATAGGTTCCATTTTGATTCAAAGGTAAGTTGTAATTAAGTAAGtgcatgatgatgatgatcactATATTCAAGATTTTTACTTAAGAGTTGTCACGACACATGTATAGTGCAATAAAGGTTtaattagataatattttaacaaatactatcttaGTATATAAGTCGTTTTTatgctaaattatttttgtattaatttcgCAGGTTATGGAGCAAGATATGAGAGAGACATTCCTTAAACCTTTTGAGATGTGTGTTAAAGATGGAGATGTTTCCAGTGTAATGTGTTCCTTTAACCGCATCAACGGCATACCTATTTGTGCTGATCCACAACTCTTGAAAGACACCATTAGAGGAGAATGGGACCTTCACGGGTGTGTAAGATCGGTCGAGTTTAATTTGAGAATGAGAAATCAAACATCTTAATTAATGACAATCAAAAACTCAAATCACTAATTTTGGCTTTCAGGTACATAGTTTCAGACTGTGATTCAATAGAAGTAATGATAGATGGTCACAAATGGTTAGGGGACACACCAGAGGATGCTGTTGCACAAACACTCAAAGCAGGCTAGTATTCTCTCATCTGTTTGTTTGTTGCCTCCAcagattaatatatttaaatcgTATCTCTTTGGTGTTCAGGTTTGGATTTGGATTGTGGGTACAAAATCGGGAGTTACTATGGCAACTATGCAGGCAGTGCAGTAGAACAAGGGAAAGTTGGGGAGGCAGAGGTAGACAAAGCCCTCAAAAACCTCTACACTGTGCTAATGAGACTTGGCTATTTTGATGGCATCCCTCAGTTTAAATCCCTGGGGAAGGCCGATGTCTGCTCTGAAGAACACGTGGAATTGGCAGCCGAAGCAGCAAGGCAAGGGATTGTTCTTCTCAAGAATGACAATCAAACTTTGCCTTTGAACTATGGTGAAATTAAGAGCATAGCAGTCGTAGGGCCTCATGCCAATGCCACCGAAGTCATGATTGGAAACTATGCAGGTACctgcttatatatataatttgatttttttctctaaggaagaaattagtcaaaatcaaattaaatctttttttgtGTATAGGTATCCCTTGTCGATATGTATCCCCCGTGGACGGCTTCTCTGCATTTGGAAACGCGAGATATGAAACCGGTTGTGCTGATGTTGCTTGCAAGAATGAGAGCTTGATATTCCCAGCCATGAGAGCTGCAAAGAAAGCTGATGCTACTGCAATTATAGTGGGGTTGGACTTGTCGGTTGAGGCTGAGGGCTCAGACAGAGTGGATCTGTTGCTTCCGGGCTACCAAAATCAGCTCATCAAACAAGTTGCCAGTGTCTCCAAAGGACCCGTCGTTCTTGTAGTCATGTCTGGTGGTCCAGTTGACATCTCTTTTGTCAAGAACGACCCAAAGATCAAGGCTGTCTTGTGGGTTGGTTATCCCGGTGGAGAAGGTGGTCGAGCCATAGCTGATGTTGTATTTGGGAAGTACAATCCTGGTATGCTTCCTATTATCATCTGTAGTCCGCATTCATTTAGAAATCTGTATGATCTCGATGTAACCATTCCATTTTACTACACTTTCAGGAGGAAGATTGCCCCTCACATGGTACGGAGCCGACTATGTTGATATGTTGCCAATGACATCCATGGCATTTAGACCAATTGAGAGCTTGGGCTACCCCGGCAGAACGTACAAATTCTTCAATGGCTCCACAGTCTATCCATTTGGGCACGGACTCAGTTACACCCAGTTCAACTACAACCTCAAGTACTCCAAAAGGTCACTCAACATCAAGCTCCACAAGCTGCAACATTGTCGCAATGTGAATTACAGCGCAAGCGCATACAAGCCCATGTGCCCTGCAGTTCTGATCGAGGACTTGAAATGCCATGACAACATCGAGTTTGAGGTTCAGGTCAAGAACGTGGGGAGGAGGGATGGAAGTGAGGTTGTGATGGTTTACAGAGTACCCCCCGAAGGCATTGTCGGGGCCCCTATGAAGGAGCTAATCACCTTCAAGAGGGTTTCCGTGGCAGCAGGACGAAGCAAGACTATTAAGTTTGTGGTGAATGCCTGCAAGAGCCTTGGCATTGTGGACTACACAGCCAACCATCTTTTGCCAGCAGGGAGGCACACTATCATGATTGGAGATGGAGCAGTCTCGTTTCCAGTTAACATTAACTTCAAATATTAGAAGAAAGATTTAGATAgattagtgatttttttttttcttcggtTAGCACCATATTAAACTATCTTTTTCAGGTTCATAATGAActtttttttatgcaatcaCTATCACTATCAGtgcatagaaaaaaaaatgaggcaTGTAATTTTAtgctttactttttatttttaacttagaaaattcttaaaatgagttattcaaattctctagaaattaaaaaaaaaatgggatctttctataatttttattggATTCCTTTGTAGTTTGAAGCCGTGTTTCAGTTTctaaattagaatatttagTAGAAAAAGAATGAATTTTTATACGGGCTGGCATAATTGAGTCCGCCGTTGTTTTTATACTGGGCGATGGCAATTCTGAGCAGAGCACGGCTGCCTCTTGCCCAGGGAAATTAGGGCTCAAGCAAGGACAGTCTTCAATTCATCCACGCATCGGTACGGGAAAGTCTTATCATATTTACACACTGTTTgcgaatatttatatttgaccGCTGGAATAGTGAGGATTTGCTTGCTTTACTGTTTCCTTAAATAAACGAATCAAGCTGTTCTGAGCTCCCCGAGCTTTTGCACTCGTGAATCTAATCTaatcagagagaaagagagagagagatgtcaaCACCCTCGGCAAGATTCATCCTGAGAAATATCTACCAGTTCCGTCAAATCCCTCCAAACCCCTCGAAAAACTTAAATACCTCCAGTGGCATATCTCAGCTTCTCTCTCCATGGATTTCGCCTTCCAGAGAACGCGAACTTACTTCTCATCATCGCCTAGAATCTTCCAGAACCCGGCAAATCGATTGAGCCCCCAATCCGATTTGTTGCTGAACAGAAGCTTTCTGGGTTTTAGGTACTTCAGTTTCAAGAGTTCGGGATTGGGCAGTAAAATTAATGGGAACTTTGGTAAGAATGTGGTGAAGAATCCAGCCGTGGCGGTCCAGGATGCGTTGGCGCGGTACCGGGAGGCGGTTGGACTGCAAGTTGAGGCTTTCTGGAAGCGGAATTCGCTGGTTTTGTTGGGCGGAGTAGGGGTTTTGACCTGCATTTTGCTGTGGAGGATTTTGTTTGGGATTGCCAACCTGTTTGTTGGGATATCTGAGGGCCTGGCCAAGTATGGGTTTCTTGCTCTTTCAAGTGCTATTGTGGCATTCACTGTGAGTTCTTTATCTGAATTTTCTCTCTGTTTATTAGTTTTGTTCAGACTTAACAGAAATCGAGACTTGTTGATAATTTCCTGATCTAATTATGCAAATCGTGGATCGGTGAGAATTGACAAGGATGGGAAGTATACCCTAAATTTTGTGCATTAGTCCTCACATTGTTGTGGGGGCGATGACTTTCATGAATAAGGCAGCTtgatgggatttttttttttttttcctgaaatgATCAGATTTACATTTTCCTTTTTGGTAGACTTCCTTTCTGTAGAGGAATGTTGATTGATTAGATGATGGAATTCAAACAGAGTTTTTATGATAATAGGAGATTTAGACTCGTTAAAAGATTTGGATGGGCTATTTTATGCTTGCCTTCCTCATAGTTTTGGTCCCAACCTGAACTTAGATTGCTGGAGGTCTCTTCATGGAACTTCTGTCATGTAAATCTTGATTTGATTGTAGCAATGATAACAGCCCAGTCCTGCACTTATCCAAATTATGTTTATTCTGCAGTTATCTTGCATGTTTGTCCAGATGGCAACAAAGCAATTTTGTTATACTTGCAGTAAGCTCAATGGTTGGCATTCTTTATATTCATGTATTCTTAACTAGCTTCCTCTGATTGATCTTTCTATTAGCTTCCTAATTTTTGGTCCttcttttagtctttttgcTATTTGTATAGATATGTTTGTGGATAAAGATGATTAGCAAATTGGACTTCATGTAATTAATCTCATGTAGTGGGATTGTGAGCGGAAATACCTACAAGACCAACGGTTTGTGCAAGAATTAAATCTTAACCAGAATACcgaaaatatacaaataatcaaagaactCTCTTCAGCCAACGAATGGCAGTCACTAAGACTATAgatcaaggctcagatctgggtaTCCAACACCACTTTCGCCAAGCTTCAACAAGCCCAACCCCCAAATCAATCTTTCGCCAAACCCAATCAACTACACGGACTGGAGTTCCACAAAAAAGCAGCAATATCACCAAGATATACGGATAAAAGAGGCGAACCAGAGAGGGTCGAGAATCAGTTAAGGAGGCGAAGCAATCTTGCTTCCAAAAGGATCGGCtagaacatatatatagaggGGAGCAGAAAGGCACGGCACAAACCAATAAGTGGTGTTTGGACTTGATTGTTACTTCAATCACGGGCCAAAACCTATGAAGTTTAGGCTCACCTTATACAATTGCCATCGCCTTGGGCTTATTAAGAAACACAAATCCAAcagggattaaggcttggtggtggtggtgataCTAGAGAGGAGTAACTAACTCTCCTCACCTGTCATTTTGCTCCAGCATCAAGTGACTCGCTCTCTcccgtgtgtgtgtgtgtgtgtgtgtgtggagaggaggagggaggggggggggggggggggggggggggggggtgcggGTCTAGTTGATTCAGGTATCCGAGAAGTTTGGTATAAAGTAGTACCAGAAATATGCATTTTTGTAACCAACATGAATAGATCAAAcatttttagcattttttctttttaatggtGGCCTTTTTCCTTTATCTGTGTTTTGTTGCCTTGTTTTTGTTATGTGAAGGGCTTGTATCTCCGTTCAATATTCACAATCAATCCTGATAAAGTTTATAGAATGGCCATGACGAGGCTTAATATAAATGCTGGAATTCTTGAGGTTATGGGTGCTCCTCTTTCAGGGACTGATTTGAGAGCATATGTTATTTCAGGAGGAGGTATCATGATAAAGAATTTGAAGCCAGTTTTACGACGCAAAAGATGTTTTCTTATATTCCCTATATACACGAGGTTCTGAGAGAAAAGGTCTAGTGAGTGTTGAAGTAAAGAATAAAAAGGGCCAGGTTACAAGCCAGTATACCCAAAATGTTTCTGGTTAAggaaaattaaatccaaatatgGAGATCCATCCATTAGTTAGACCATCGAACACAATAACTGTCTTCCATAGCCAGACCATGAAGATTACATGTAACGAAAAAAAACTAAAGGGGCCAAGAATAAGAAAAACGGAAAAATATAACATGGAGAAGAGCCCAAAAAGCAGACAGTAAATAAACAATTCATGTATTTTTGCAACCcaaaacacacaaaatgcaCCAGAAAGAATCACTTTTAGATGGAAGAGAGGAAGAGGCTCCACGAGCGTAGCA
This genomic stretch from Diospyros lotus cultivar Yz01 chromosome 1, ASM1463336v1, whole genome shotgun sequence harbors:
- the LOC127811161 gene encoding probable beta-D-xylosidase 5; amino-acid sequence: MEDFGFCDSSLPYPVRVKDLVDRMTLQEKAQQLGDTATGVPRIGLPAYEWWSEALHGVADTGQPGSKATFFDDQIPGATSFPTVILTAASFNESLWKTIGQVVSTEARAMYNMGHAGLTFWSPNINVVRDPRWGRSQETPGEDPLVVGKYAVNYVRGLQDVEGTENITDLNSRPLKVAACCKHYAAYDLESWLGSDRFHFDSKVMEQDMRETFLKPFEMCVKDGDVSSVMCSFNRINGIPICADPQLLKDTIRGEWDLHGYIVSDCDSIEVMIDGHKWLGDTPEDAVAQTLKAGLDLDCGYKIGSYYGNYAGSAVEQGKVGEAEVDKALKNLYTVLMRLGYFDGIPQFKSLGKADVCSEEHVELAAEAARQGIVLLKNDNQTLPLNYGEIKSIAVVGPHANATEVMIGNYAGIPCRYVSPVDGFSAFGNARYETGCADVACKNESLIFPAMRAAKKADATAIIVGLDLSVEAEGSDRVDLLLPGYQNQLIKQVASVSKGPVVLVVMSGGPVDISFVKNDPKIKAVLWVGYPGGEGGRAIADVVFGKYNPGGRLPLTWYGADYVDMLPMTSMAFRPIESLGYPGRTYKFFNGSTVYPFGHGLSYTQFNYNLKYSKRSLNIKLHKLQHCRNVNYSASAYKPMCPAVLIEDLKCHDNIEFEVQVKNVGRRDGSEVVMVYRVPPEGIVGAPMKELITFKRVSVAAGRSKTIKFVVNACKSLGIVDYTANHLLPAGRHTIMIGDGAVSFPVNINFKY